In Eubalaena glacialis isolate mEubGla1 chromosome 3, mEubGla1.1.hap2.+ XY, whole genome shotgun sequence, the following are encoded in one genomic region:
- the LOC133087048 gene encoding LOW QUALITY PROTEIN: Fc receptor-like protein 2 (The sequence of the model RefSeq protein was modified relative to this genomic sequence to represent the inferred CDS: substituted 1 base at 1 genomic stop codon) — protein MHSECSSQGAVRAQGCRAGSQSSVVAGYSFFKDGHTLRSDWSSPEFWISSIRKEDSGYYWCEVMTASHSVSKQSHRSYIQVQIEHQRIPVSGVFRETQPQGDQAVEGKMPVLVCSVAEGTGGTTFSWHREDTRESLGQKSQHSQRAELEIPVIREGHAGGYYXTADNGYGLIQSEAVNVSMRIPVSHPVLTFSTSGAQVFTGDVVELCCEDKRASPPILYRFYHETVTLGSTSAPFGGGASFNLSLTIGHSGNYACEAENGLGAQRHRKDVSSVSFHKHPPKIRLVNGAHHCNGRVEVEKEGRWGTVCDDCWDMKNAAVVRWGLGRGAAKHTSAGMLYLPVAEEDRPVFIQVALCNGTEEVLAECEQVETFDCGHDEDTGAVCEEQKPVGLLPQAQPQTLSPAEHRSPLGQECRSSPREVVKRRVFRTIEPTPSCRSI, from the exons ATGCATTCTGAGTG CTCCTCTCAGGGTGCAGTCAG aGCCCAAGGCTGTAGGGCTGGGTCACAGAGCAGTGTGGTGGCTGGCTACTCCTTCTTCAAGGATGGCCACACCCTGAGGTCAGACTGGAGCTCACCAGAGTTTTGGATCTCATCAATACGGAAGGAAGACTCAGGATATTACTGGTGTGAAGTGATGACAGCATCTCACAGTGTCTCAAAGCAGAGTCACCGATCCTATATACAAGTGCAGATTGAACATCAGC GAATCCCTGTGTCTGGAGTGTTCCGGGAGACCCAGCCCCAGGGGGACCAGGCGGTCGAAGGGAAGATGCCAGTCCTTGTCTGCTCTGTGGCTGAAGGCACAGGGGGCACCACGTTCTCCTGGCACAGAGAGGACACGAGGGAGAGTCTGGGGCAGAAAAGTCAGCATTCCCAGAGAGCAGAGCTGGAGATCCCTGTTATCAGGGAGGGCCATGCAGGGGGCTACTACTGAACAGCTGACAACGGCTATGGCCTCATCCAGAGCGAGGCGGTGAACGTCTCCATGAGAA TTCCAGTGTCACATCCTGTCCTCACTTTTAGTACTTCTGGGGCCCAGGTCTTCACTGGGGACGTGGTGGAGCTTTGCTGTGAGGACAAGAGAGCATCTCCCCCAATCCTATACCGGTTTTATCATGAGACTGTCACCCTGGGGAGCACCTCAGCGCCTTTTGGAGGAGGGGCATCCTTCAACCTCTCTCTGACCATAGGGCATTCTGGGAACTATGCCTGTGAAGCCGAAAATGGCCTGGGGGCCCAACGTCACAGGAAGGACGTGTCCAGCGTCTCCTTCCACA AACATCCACCTAAAATCCGCTTGGTGAATGGTGCCCACCACTGCAACGGGCGGGTGGAGGTGGAAAAGGAAGGTCGCTGGGGCACCGTGTGTGATGACTGCTGGGACATGAAGAATGCGGCCGTGGTGCGCTGGGGGCTGGGCCGTGGAGCAGCCAAGCACACATCTGCAGGCATGTTGTATCTGCCAGTGGCAGAAGAGGACAGACCTGTATTTATTCAGGTAGCCCTGTGCAATGGGACAGAAGAGGTCTTGGCTGAATGTGAACAGGTTGAGACCTTTGACTGTGGGCACGATGAGGATACAGGTGCAGTGTGTGAAG AGCAGAAGCCAGTGGGACTGCTCCCTCAGGCCCAGCCGCAGACCCTATCTCCGGCGGAGCACCGCAGTCCCCTGGGCCAGGAGTGCAGAAGCAGCCCTCGAGAGGTGGTGAAAAGAAGGGTCTTTAGAACTATTGAGCCCACGCCCAGTTGTAGGAGCATCTAA